The window GAAGATGGTCGTGTCGATGATCGACTCGCGGGTCAGGAGCGCCGCGACGTACGCGACGGCCAGAATCGCGACGATGAAAAGCCGCGTCATCAGCACCTCCGCCCGGTCGGTGATGTCCACGAACGGTCGGAGGATGTCCTCGGTGAGCATCGTCGCCAGGGTGAGCACCTGTCCGTCGAGCGTCGACATCAGCGCGGCGAGGATCCCCGCGAGCGCGAGGCCGACGAGCCACGTCGGGAAGTTGGCCTGAATCAGCGCCGGGAGGATGAAGTCGGGGTTGTCGATGTTCGGGAACTGACCGACGCCCCAGAAGCCCAGCATCACGGCGGGCCCCCAGGTCAGCATCAGCGCGATCGGGTAGACGACGGCGGTTCGCTGGAGTTTGCGACTGGACCGCCCGGTCATGTACCGGATGAAAAGATGCGGCAGGATGAACGTCTCGATGGAGACCAACACGGCTACCGAGGTGTAGCTCTTCCACGTGAGCGGCGGGAGGTCCGCGCGGTTCAGCAGCGCCGGGTTGACCTCCAGCGCGGCGCTCGTGGCCGCTCGGAAGCCGCCGAGTTGCTGCGGGATGACGATCGCGAAGCCGATGAGCGCGATCACGAAGACCGCGCCCTGGAAGGCGTTCGTCCACCCGGTGCCCCGCATCCCGCCCGCGGAGACGTACGCCAACACGACGAGCGTGATGATCAGCCCGCCCGCCCAGTAGGGGACGAAGCCCTCGGTGAGCGCCTCGAAGGCGATCCCGCCGCCCTGGATGCCCACGAGCAGGTACGGCACCGTCCAGAACGTGAAGAGCAGCATCGCGAACAGTCCGAGATAGGTCGACTCGAAGCGGTGATTCAGCACCTGCGCCGGCGTGATGTGCCCGAACTGCTTGCCGACGAGCCACACCCGGTGTCCGATGGTCATCATGAGCAGCGGGAACGTGAACACCAGGAGGCCGATGAAGTAGCCGTAGGCGTTCGGACCGATGTTGTAGGCCAGCCCGGGCGCGCCGATCATCACCACCGCGGACATATTCGTCGCGAACAGCGCCGCGAGCAGGACGATCGTCCCGAAGGACCGACTGGCCATCAGGTACTCTTCGCGGGACCCGCCGGTCCGGCTGGAGGCGTACTGTCCCACTCCGAGGACCAGCGCGAGGTAGGAGACGACGATGACGAGGATCAGCGTGATGTCGGACGTCAGTGCCACCATCTCGATCACCTACCGTTCCGACCCCGACGCGGGCTCGTTCGGCGTGCTGACGTCGTCGCGCTCCTCGCCCTTCGGCGCGACCGTGTACACCCAGTACAGCAGGAGCACCGCGAGAACGGTGTAGGCGAGGTCGTAGGCCAACTGGATCGGCAGCCACCCGAACAGGAGGCCCGCGTCCATCAGTCCGAACAGTGAGGTGTGGTGCAACAGTACCATCCCGACGAGCATCACGAGAACCGCCGCGTTGCGCGGCGAACTCGGATACCAGACGCTCTCTTTGAACATACCCGAATCGAGGTATGTACAATCTACAATAATAAACTAACTATAAAATCGAGGTACGAAATCGAGTAGTTACGACTCGTCCCTGACGTTAGGGAATGCGGTTACGACAGCACGTGCGCCGTCTCGTAGTGCGTCCGGAACGCGAACCAGAGGCCGTGTCGGCCGGGGATCCGCTCGCGGGTCTCGCCGCCCGCCGACCGCAGTTCGTTCCGCGAGAGCGACCACCGCGTCCCCTCGCCGTCGACGAGGGCGATCTCTCCCTCGTCGGTCTCGACGCGCTCGACGGGGCCCGCCGGCGCCTCGTAGACGGCGACGTCGTCCGTCGCATCCAGCAGGGCGACGACGTCTCGATCTCCTATCTCGGCCTCCAGGACGCTGCCCTCCCCCTCGCGGAGGTCGTCGATCGAGATCACCCAGACCTCGTCTGGGTCGTCCGCGACGACGCCGTACACCGACGCCTTCTCCGGGAGCGGCCCCTCCTCGCGCCGGACCCCGGGCTGGACGATCTCCTCGCGGTTCCAGTAGTGCTCGAAGAAGTCGACGTTGCCGTCGTAGTACGAGTAGTCGTACCCGTAGCCCGTGTCGAGATCGAGCGCGAGGGTGGCCGGATACTCGGCCTTCCAGTCGCCCCACTCGGTCTGGGTGACGGCGAACTGGTCGAGGAACAGGTCCGGGTCCGTTGCGAGCGTTTCGCCGCCGATCGGTGTCCCGGCGTGTTGGTCCCACAGGGTCTCGGTCTCCTCGTCGTACATCACCTTGTTGCCCGAGGCGAGCATCCCGGTGCTGCCGAAGGTCCGGACGTCGAGGGCGTCGGCCCCGTCGGGGTCGTCCGCTCCGCTCGGCCCGTCAGCGCCGTCGCCGCCGGTCGGGACCCGCCGGTCGTAGAGGATCGGCGCGTTACAGAGCGTGCAGTAGGTGAGACTCACCGGCACGCCCTGGAGTTCCGCGTTCAGCAGTTCGTGCGGGAACAGCACCCACCGCGGGACGGCGTAGGCCGTCCCCTCGATCTCGAAGCCGAAGACGACGTGATCGTCGTCGAGGTAGCGTTCGGGGGCGTCGTCCTCGGGGACGTCACGGTCGTCCGCATCGCCGCTCGCGTCGACGGCCTCGCCGGGGACGAACGTCGGCCCGTTCAGCGCGGCGAGGAACGAGCGGTCGCAGTTGCCCCACCGGATCCCCTGCAGGTCGAACTCCCGCGGCTCGCAGTCCAACAGGCCGCCGACCGGCGGGAGGTACGACCGGTACAACCGCAGTTTCCACTCCTCGAACCCGTCGAGCGGGTCGATCTCCTGCTGGGAGTACCACGTCTCCCACTCGACCCACGCGTGATCGGAGTCGAAGTCGGGATCGGCGAGGCTCGCGAGCGCGTCGCGGATGCCGGGCCAGCGGACCTCCGGGAGTTCGAGGTAGCGCGGCGGATCGCGCTCTCTGAGCACGGCCGGGAAGCCGAAGCGCTCCCAGTCGTTCGCGATGCTGTCGATCACCAGCAGTTCGACGAGGTGCGGCACGACCCGTTCGTCGCCCTCGTCGGCGAGCGCCGAGACCGCCGTCGCGTGCACGTCGGCGTCGCGGACGAGCAGTTGCTCGGTCAACCACCGGAGCCGGTCCACCGAGGTTCGATCAGTCTGTGTCACGGTACCACATCTGACTGAATCGAGCGTCATAATCGTTCCTCATCGGGGGCCGATGACCCCGCTCCGATGGCCGACAACGGCGGGTATAAGTGATAGTTACACACAGTAGTACGCATATGCCTGACCGCGACAGCGATGCCGTTTCAGACGGCGGCGATGCCGTTCCCGACGGCGGCGTAGCCCGCGCCGCACCGGCGAGAGACGCCCGGTCGGACTACGAGTACGTCTCCGAGTCGGTCGAGCGACCCGACCTGGTCGACGCGCTCGAACCGCGCGTCGACGGCGAGGTCCGGTTCGACACCTACACGCGCCAGATGTACGCCACCGACGCCAGCGCCTACGAGGTGACGCCGATCGGCGTGGTGTTCCCGACGTCGACCGACGACGTCGCGAGCGTGGTCTCCTACTGCGCCGAGGAGGAGATCCCGGTCCTCCCGCGCGGCGGCGGCACCAGCCTCGCCGGCCAGACGGTCAACGAGGCCGTCGTCCTCGACTTCACGCGCCATATGGACGCGGTCTACGACGTCGACCCCGACGCCCGCGAGGCGCGCGTCCAGGCCGGGACGGTGCTCGCGACGCTCAACGACCGCGCCGCGGAGTACGGCCTGACGTTCGGGCCCGACCCGGCGGCGGGCAACCGCAGCGCGATCGGCGGGGCGATCGGCAACAACTCCACGGGCGCGCACTCGCTCGTCTACGAGAAGACGGACCACTACGTCGAGGAGGCCGAGGTAGTCCTCGCGGACGGGACGGTCACGACGTTCGGAGAGGTCGCGGTCGAGGACCTCCGCGAGCGCGCCGACCCCGAGGGCGACGCCGAGGCCCGAGTCGCCGCGGGCGTCGTCGCCGTGCTCGACGAGCACGCCGAGGAGATCCACGAGCGCTACCCGGAGATGAAGCGGAACGTCTCGGGGTACAACCTCGATCGGCTCGTCGCCGAGGCCGAGGGCGAGTACGGCGAGGAGGGCGTCGTCAACCTCGCGCGCCTGCTCGCGGGCTCCGAGGGGACGCTCGCGGTCGTCACGGAGGCCACCGTCTCGCTGGAGCCGGTCCCGGAGACGAAGTCGGTCGCGCTCCTGACGTACGACAGCGTCGTCGACACCGTCAGCGACGTCGTCCACGTGCTCGAACACGACCCGGCGGCGGTCGAACTCATCGACGACGTGCTGATCGAACTTGCGTCGAACACGAGCGAGTTCGAGGAGGTCGCGGGGAAGCTCCCCGACCGCACGGAGGCGGCGCTGCTGGTCGAGTTCTACGCCGAGAGCGACGAGGCCGGTCGCGAGAAAGTGCAGGCCCTCCTGGACGATCGCGTTCCCGATCGCGGTGACGCTGCGGGCGGCGGAGGCGACGCCGAGACGACCGCCGACCCCGACCGCTACGCCTTCGACGCCTTAGAGGCCCACGACGACGAGGATAGAAAGGAACTCTGGAAGCTCCGGAAGTCGGGTCTCCCGATCCTCCTGAGCCGGACGAGCGACGCCAAGCACATCAGCTTCCTGGAGGACTGCGCCGTCCCGCCGGAACACCTCCCGCAGTTCGTCACGGAGTTCCAGTCGGTCCTCGAAGAACACGACACGTTCGCCTCGTTCTACGCCCACGCCGGGCCGGGCGTCCTGCACGTCCGCCCGCTCGTGAACACCAAGTCCCAGACGGACCTGGACGCGATGGAGGCGATCGGCGAGGCCGTCACCGACCTCGTCGTCGAACTCGGCGGGTCGGTCTCGGGCGAGCACGGCGACGGCCGCGCGCGGACCCAGTGGAACCGGAAGCTCTACGGCGACGACCTCTGGTTCGCGTTCCAGGACCTCAAGACCGCGTTCGACCCCGACTGGCTCCTCAATCCGGGGCAGGTCTGCGGCGACGTCGCGCTCACGGAGAACCTCCGCTTCGATCCCGACTACGAGTTCGACGCCGGGTTCGACCCCGCCTTGGTGTGGGACAACGAGAACGGGATGCAGGGGATGGTCGAACTCTGTCACGGCTGCGGCGGCTGCCGCACCCAGCAGACCGAAGGCGGCGTGATGTGCCCGACCTACCGCGCGGCCGACGAGGAGATTCAGGCGACGCGCGGTCGGGCGAACATGCTCCGGCAGGCGATGAGCGGAGACCTCCCGGACGATCCGACCGACGACGAGTTCGTCACCGAGGTGATGGACCTCTGCATCGGCTGTAAGGGCTGTGCGAACGACTGCCCGAGCGAGGTCGATATGGCGAAGCTGAAGGCCGAGGTGACCCACGCCCACCACGAGGAACACGGCTCGTCGCTCCGCTCGAAGCTGTTCGCGAACGTCGACACGCTGGCGAAGGTCGGCAGCGCGTTCGCGCCGGTCTCGAACTGGGCCGCGAAGGTGCCGGGCGCGCGAACCGTGCTGGAGGAGACGATCGGCATCGCGAGCGACCGCACGCTCCCGACGTTCGAGCGCGAGACGCTGCAGGACTGGTTCGAGGCCCGCGGCGGCTCCCGCGTCACGGTCGGCGAGGCGGACCGCCACGCCCTCCTCCTCCCGGACACGTACACGAACTACAGTCACCCCGAGGTCGGGAAGGCCGCGGTCGAGGTGCTCGAAGCCGCCGGCGTCCACGTCGACGTCGCGGACGTGACCGACAGCGGTCGACCGGCCTTCTCGAAGGGCTACCTCGACGTCGCCCGGGAGACCGCACAGGAGGCGGTCGACGCGCTCGCGCCGCGGATCGAGGAGGGCTGGGACGTCGTCGTCGCCGAGCCCTCCGACGCGGTGATGCTCCAGTCGGACTACGGCGACCTCCTCGCCGGCGACGACGTCGAGAGCGTCCAGGCGAACAGTTACGGCGTCTGCGAGTACCTCGACACGTTCCGACTCGACGAAGCGATCGACTTTGCCACTCCTGATCGCTCGGTCGCCTACCACGGCCACTGCCACCAGAAGGCGACGAAGAAGGACCACCACGCCGTCGGCGTCCTCCGGCGGGCGGGCTACCGCGTCGATCCGCTCGATTCGGGGTGCTGTGGGATGGCCGGCTCCTTCGGGTACGAGGCCGAACACCGCGCGATGAGCCAGGCGATCGGCGACACCCTGAAGGGGCAGGTCGACGACAGCGAGGCCGAATCGGTCGTCGCCCCCGGTGCCTCGTGTCGGACGCAGCTCAACGACCTCGGCGCGACGGTCGACCGCGCGCTGTTGCCCGACGGCGACGCCGACAGGGACGAGCCGCCGACGCCGATCGAGGCGCTGGCGGCGGGGCTGGCGGACGGACGGTAAGCGGGGTCGCGGCCGAAGGACCGGCACGCGTTCCTTTTCGATCCGCGATTTCGATCACGCGAGCGTTTATCAACGATGGCGGGACCACAGTCTCCGTGACCTGAAGGCAGTCCCGCGTCGGGTCGCGGTCGTTCGGCACGTCGGCGCGGGCACGAGAACGACGGCTGCCAGTTAGGCGAGGAACCGGCCGGTCGTCCGACGCGGGTGCCGACTGTTCGCCACCACTGAGCGGCGTCTCCGCCCACGATCGAGCCACGCGTCGTCGCTGAGCGGCGTCTCTGTCCAGGACCGACCGGCATCGATCGGATCGGGGACGTGTACGCGTCTCGTACTGATTACTCTCACTTTTTACCGCCGAACCCACCCCCCGGCGCTCGGCGATAAGAGACGAGAGTAATCAGTCTCAGGCGTCCAGCGGAGCCGTTCCCCGGTAGAACAGCCACGCGCCGAGGAGCGTCGCGGCGCCGATCACCAAGAGCGGCGGGGCGTAGCCGCCGGTGAGTCCCCGGAGCACGTTCAGCGCGATCGGGATCGAGAACGCCGTCGTCGCCTCCGCGACCGTGAAGATCCCGACGATGGCCGTCGCGTTCGCCGGCCCGAACCGCTCGATGATGATCGGCGAGAACAGCGGCGCGACCGCCCCGAGGCCGACGCCGAACAGGACGAGTAAGGCGTACATCGGGAGCGGCGTCGTCACCAGCGGGAGGGCGCCCATCCCGAGCGCCGCGAGGACGACGCCCGCGGTGAGCGTCACCCGCATCCCGATCCGGTCGGCGAACTCGCCGCTGGCGACGCGGGCGGCGACG is drawn from Halobellus limi and contains these coding sequences:
- a CDS encoding sodium:solute symporter family protein; protein product: MALTSDITLILVIVVSYLALVLGVGQYASSRTGGSREEYLMASRSFGTIVLLAALFATNMSAVVMIGAPGLAYNIGPNAYGYFIGLLVFTFPLLMMTIGHRVWLVGKQFGHITPAQVLNHRFESTYLGLFAMLLFTFWTVPYLLVGIQGGGIAFEALTEGFVPYWAGGLIITLVVLAYVSAGGMRGTGWTNAFQGAVFVIALIGFAIVIPQQLGGFRAATSAALEVNPALLNRADLPPLTWKSYTSVAVLVSIETFILPHLFIRYMTGRSSRKLQRTAVVYPIALMLTWGPAVMLGFWGVGQFPNIDNPDFILPALIQANFPTWLVGLALAGILAALMSTLDGQVLTLATMLTEDILRPFVDITDRAEVLMTRLFIVAILAVAYVAALLTRESIIDTTIFAFSGYALMFFPIVTALYTRRVTKHASAVGLALGFAGLWGFQLGILPGSLTFGFLPVIPLLVVQLAAMLVVALATSPPSDERIDAYANLFEDSW
- a CDS encoding DUF3179 domain-containing (seleno)protein; amino-acid sequence: MTQTDRTSVDRLRWLTEQLLVRDADVHATAVSALADEGDERVVPHLVELLVIDSIANDWERFGFPAVLRERDPPRYLELPEVRWPGIRDALASLADPDFDSDHAWVEWETWYSQQEIDPLDGFEEWKLRLYRSYLPPVGGLLDCEPREFDLQGIRWGNCDRSFLAALNGPTFVPGEAVDASGDADDRDVPEDDAPERYLDDDHVVFGFEIEGTAYAVPRWVLFPHELLNAELQGVPVSLTYCTLCNAPILYDRRVPTGGDGADGPSGADDPDGADALDVRTFGSTGMLASGNKVMYDEETETLWDQHAGTPIGGETLATDPDLFLDQFAVTQTEWGDWKAEYPATLALDLDTGYGYDYSYYDGNVDFFEHYWNREEIVQPGVRREEGPLPEKASVYGVVADDPDEVWVISIDDLREGEGSVLEAEIGDRDVVALLDATDDVAVYEAPAGPVERVETDEGEIALVDGEGTRWSLSRNELRSAGGETRERIPGRHGLWFAFRTHYETAHVLS
- a CDS encoding FAD-binding and (Fe-S)-binding domain-containing protein; the encoded protein is MPDRDSDAVSDGGDAVPDGGVARAAPARDARSDYEYVSESVERPDLVDALEPRVDGEVRFDTYTRQMYATDASAYEVTPIGVVFPTSTDDVASVVSYCAEEEIPVLPRGGGTSLAGQTVNEAVVLDFTRHMDAVYDVDPDAREARVQAGTVLATLNDRAAEYGLTFGPDPAAGNRSAIGGAIGNNSTGAHSLVYEKTDHYVEEAEVVLADGTVTTFGEVAVEDLRERADPEGDAEARVAAGVVAVLDEHAEEIHERYPEMKRNVSGYNLDRLVAEAEGEYGEEGVVNLARLLAGSEGTLAVVTEATVSLEPVPETKSVALLTYDSVVDTVSDVVHVLEHDPAAVELIDDVLIELASNTSEFEEVAGKLPDRTEAALLVEFYAESDEAGREKVQALLDDRVPDRGDAAGGGGDAETTADPDRYAFDALEAHDDEDRKELWKLRKSGLPILLSRTSDAKHISFLEDCAVPPEHLPQFVTEFQSVLEEHDTFASFYAHAGPGVLHVRPLVNTKSQTDLDAMEAIGEAVTDLVVELGGSVSGEHGDGRARTQWNRKLYGDDLWFAFQDLKTAFDPDWLLNPGQVCGDVALTENLRFDPDYEFDAGFDPALVWDNENGMQGMVELCHGCGGCRTQQTEGGVMCPTYRAADEEIQATRGRANMLRQAMSGDLPDDPTDDEFVTEVMDLCIGCKGCANDCPSEVDMAKLKAEVTHAHHEEHGSSLRSKLFANVDTLAKVGSAFAPVSNWAAKVPGARTVLEETIGIASDRTLPTFERETLQDWFEARGGSRVTVGEADRHALLLPDTYTNYSHPEVGKAAVEVLEAAGVHVDVADVTDSGRPAFSKGYLDVARETAQEAVDALAPRIEEGWDVVVAEPSDAVMLQSDYGDLLAGDDVESVQANSYGVCEYLDTFRLDEAIDFATPDRSVAYHGHCHQKATKKDHHAVGVLRRAGYRVDPLDSGCCGMAGSFGYEAEHRAMSQAIGDTLKGQVDDSEAESVVAPGASCRTQLNDLGATVDRALLPDGDADRDEPPTPIEALAAGLADGR